The genomic segment CGGACAAACTCCCGCCGGCCGGGTGCGTGGGGCAGGGGAGTGGCTAGCGTGACGGTCACCTGGGGCCGTAGGACCCGTGTGTGGCCGGCGAGTTTTCTCAATAGGGGGCGGACAAAGAGCTCAAAGGTCACCAGCGACGAGACGGGGTTGCCGGGGAGCCCAAAGAACAGCGCCCCCCCGAGCGTCCCAAACGCCAGTGGCTTGCCCGGCTTGATCGCGATCCGCCAGAAGTCCAGCGTGCCCTGCGCCTCCAGAACCGCCTTCACGTGGTCGTGGTCGCCCACCGAGACCCCGCCCGACGAGATCAGCACATCACAGCCCGCGAGCTGGGCCAGCGCCTCCGCGACCGCCTCGGGGGTGTCTTTGGCGTGGGTTCGGCCCACCACTACGCCTCCGGCCTCTTCAATCGCGGCGACCAACGCCGGGCCGTTGGAGTCGCGGATCTGGCCGGGCTGGAGCGTGGCTTGACCGACAGGAATGAGCTCATCGCCTGTGGAGAGAATCCCGACACGGGGCAGGCGAACACAGGGAACGTCGGTGATATTGAGCGCGGCGAGCAGGCCCAGCTCCCCCGCCCCGAGGGTCAGGCCCGCCGGAATCGCAACACTCCCCGCCGCAATGTCGGAGCCGCGTCGCCGGATGTAGCTCCCCGAGCCGGGATGGCGTAGCGTGACCCGCCCCGGCTCGTCCTCACTCTCCTCCGTGTCCTCGACCATCACGACAGCATCGCAGCCCTCCGGGATGGGCGCACCAGTGAAGATGCGCGCCGCCTCACCTGCTTGAAGGGGGCGCGTGGGCCAAGAGCCCGCGGGAATCTCCATCATAATCGGCAGGCTCAGCCCTAGTTCCTCCGACGCCCCTCCCACACTAGCAGCGCGGACAGCGTAGCCGTCGACCATGGAGTTATCAAACGGGGGCAGGTCACAGAGGGCGAGAATCTCCTCGGCGATGGCTCGCCCTCGTGCGTGCTCCAGCGGGACAAGCTCGGTCTCGAGTGGCCCTGCGGAGGCCAAGATCCGCTCTAGCGCGGCGTCATAGCTCTGCATCCCGTTATTTTTCGGCATGCCACGCTCCGCTCTTGCCGCCGGTCTTGCTCACCAGCCGCACTTCCTCGATCACGATCCCTTTGTCCACGGCCTTACACATATCGTAGACCGTCAGCGCGGCGACACTGACTGCGGTGAGAGCCTCCATCTCCACTCCCGTCCGCCCGACACACGACGCGGTCGCGGAGATCGCCACGCCGCTCTCGGTGAGGCGTAGCTCCACCTGAATATCCGTGAGGGGGAGCGGGTGGCAGAGGGGAATGAGCTCGCCGCACTTCTTTGCCGCCAGGATCCCCGCGAGCTTTGCCACTGTAAAGACATCGCCCTTGGGGAGCGCTTTCTCCGCCACGAGCTGGCGCACGCTCTCGGTAAGGCGAACTTGTCCCTGCGCTGTCGCTGTCCGGTGCGTCTCCGCCTTCGCCGAGACATCGACCATCCGTGCCGTGCCGCTCTCGTCTAAGTGGCTAAACTCCCGTATCTCTGTCATGTCTTGGATTCTACCCTGCGCGGTATACTGAAGGGTGTCGGACGTAACGACACTTTCGCAAGGTCGCGAAAAGGAATCAGGTCAACGATGAACAAGATCTCACTCTATCCGGCGGGACGAACCGCCCTTCTGCGCTGCAATGCACCACTCTCCGGCGGCCCCGATGTCACGCAGCTTGTCACTCAGATCGAGCGTACTGGTGCCCGCGAGGTTCTGCTGGACACCACCAAGGCGAGCTGGGCCGACAGTGATGGCCTCCGCTGGTTGCTCTCGCTCCATCAAATGCTTCAGACCCACGGCCGCTCCCTACGCATTGTCGCGCAAGAGAATGGCCGTATCTGGCGCAATATCACGCTCCTCCAGACCGACCTGCCGCTCTTTGGGAGTGTGCGGGCCGCGCT from the Armatimonas rosea genome contains:
- a CDS encoding STAS domain-containing protein, with amino-acid sequence MNKISLYPAGRTALLRCNAPLSGGPDVTQLVTQIERTGAREVLLDTTKASWADSDGLRWLLSLHQMLQTHGRSLRIVAQENGRIWRNITLLQTDLPLFGSVRAALQY
- the glp gene encoding molybdopterin molybdotransferase MoeA is translated as MQSYDAALERILASAGPLETELVPLEHARGRAIAEEILALCDLPPFDNSMVDGYAVRAASVGGASEELGLSLPIMMEIPAGSWPTRPLQAGEAARIFTGAPIPEGCDAVVMVEDTEESEDEPGRVTLRHPGSGSYIRRRGSDIAAGSVAIPAGLTLGAGELGLLAALNITDVPCVRLPRVGILSTGDELIPVGQATLQPGQIRDSNGPALVAAIEEAGGVVVGRTHAKDTPEAVAEALAQLAGCDVLISSGGVSVGDHDHVKAVLEAQGTLDFWRIAIKPGKPLAFGTLGGALFFGLPGNPVSSLVTFELFVRPLLRKLAGHTRVLRPQVTVTLATPLPHAPGRREFVRASVDSDLHATPTGLQGSHRTSSMVGADVLVIAHEDHGDYPAGATLPALVLR
- the moaC gene encoding cyclic pyranopterin monophosphate synthase MoaC; translation: MREFSHLDESGTARMVDVSAKAETHRTATAQGQVRLTESVRQLVAEKALPKGDVFTVAKLAGILAAKKCGELIPLCHPLPLTDIQVELRLTESGVAISATASCVGRTGVEMEALTAVSVAALTVYDMCKAVDKGIVIEEVRLVSKTGGKSGAWHAEK